Part of the Triticum urartu cultivar G1812 chromosome 2, Tu2.1, whole genome shotgun sequence genome, AAGGAGGATGAGGGAACATGGTACAATGATTCACACAAATCAACGAGGTAGTTGAATCAGACAACTATAGGTCGATCTTGAGGCCATATGATTGACAGTGAAGGTGTTGACATGTGGGAAGATGGACATAGGGAAGGGATGGTGACAGTGTTGTGGGAGGTGGAGACAGAGACATTATTAATGACAGATACAGTCAAAGATATGGGTCTCGTCATTTGCTGACGTTCATGTGTCTGCATGATCTATTTCATAGATGTACATTTCACGGAGAGGGTACAAGGGGTATTATATAATAGGGAATGTGACAACCGCTGGTCAAAACTGTCGTGCTCAATGGTACCATGATGATGAGCAAGACATCCTACAATTGCTCAGTCGGTCAATCAAAGCGAGACTTTACCTGTAGGTAAAGGATGACTCACGTTTACTACATCGAATAACATATATGTTATACCGCCTAAGTACAGAAGTATTTATTTGGCTTGTCCAAAATAGAAACGAACAAGAACGCCACGCAAATACTTAGATTGGCACAGAAGGAAACGGTACAAGAAAGGCAACAAGGTTGGCAGCTAGCTAGCTTGCAAAATATTCAAGCATATCAACGGAGGGGGGGGGCATGACAAAACTGAAGGCTCTTTTTGCATAAACTGACACACCGAATGTTCGGTTGAAGTTGTCGTGCACATATCATACCTATTGAAGTGAAACTCGGTTTTTCAAAGGCTGGAATATCTGATTTTATATAGCAGTGTTAATACAACCAAGGTCATGGTGCAAATGGACCTTGTAGCTGGGAGATATGGATCGCATCATCAGCAAATCTCGCTGCAGCTACAACATCTATGTGGTAGTGAAGAATTAGGGACTGGCTATGTGCAAGTTACTCGAAATAGGAGTTGACTATGCCCATGCAAAAGAATTGTAGCACATGATAGATGGACATATTAGGGAAAGTAGGAGGGGGTTTATATGGTAAATGCAATCATTGTTGGACCGGGAACCTTTAACACGAGGATGATGAAGGCATCTTACAATTGTGCGGTTGGATTGAAGCAAAGAGTACACTCGAAGGTAATGAATGGCTCAAGGTAATGAAGGTGTTGACATCTAGGAAGATGAACATAGGGAAGGGATGGTGATAGTGTTGTGGGAGGTGGAGATAGAGACATTGTTAATGACATATACAGTCAAAGCTACGGGTCTCGTCATTTGCTGACGTTCGTGTGGCTGCAAGATCTATTTCATAGAATTACATTTCATGAGAAGGGTAGCAGGGGTATTATATAGGGAATGTGACAACCGCTGGATCGGAATCGTTGTGCTCAATGGTACCACAATGATGATCAAGACATCCTCCAAATGCTCGGTCGGTCAATCAAAGTGAGACTTTACCTGATGGTAAAGGATGGCTCATGTTTACTACATCGAATAAAATGTATGTTGTGCTGCCTAAGAACAGGAGTATTTATTTGGCTTATCCAAAATAGAAACGGACAGGCACGCCACGCAAATACTTACATGGGCATGGTAGGAAAAGGTACAACAAAGGCAACAAGGTTGGTAGCTAGCTAGCCTGCAAAATATTCAACCATCTCAATGGGGTGGCTATGACAAAACTGAAGGCTTCATTTTGCAGAAACCGACACACCTAATGTTCGATTGAAGTTGTCGTGCACATATCATACCTGTTGAACTGGAACTCGGTTTTGAAAAGGCTAGAATAACTGATTCTATATAGCAGCGTTAATACAACCAATGTCATAGTGCAAAATGGATATTATAGCTTGGAGATATGGATCTCGTCATCGGCAAATCTCGCTGCAGCTACAACATCTATGTGGTAGTGAAGAGTTAGGGATTGACCATGTTAAAGTTACTCAAATTATTAGGAGTTGACTATGCCCACACAGAAGAACTGGAGCACATGATAGATGGACATTGGGGAGAGACTAGAAGGACGTTTATATGGTAAATGCAATCACCGTTGGATCGGGACCTTTAACACGATGGTGAGGAAGGCATCTTACAATTGTGCGGTTGGATTGAAGCAAGGAGTATACCCAAAGGTAATGAATGGCTCAAGTTTTCTGATATCGAATAATAACGTACCTAAAAGCGGAATTATTTATTCGGCTTATGCGAAACAGAAAACAAACATGATCGAACACACACAAATACTTACCTCGCCATTAACAGATGGAAAGGCACGAGAACTAGCTAGCCTGCAAAGTGCAAATGTTCACCCGTCTCAACGAGGTGGCCATGACAAAACCACAGGGCAGGGCGGCTTTATTTGCAGAAACCAGCTTGGCCGGCTTTGGGAACGCCAGTCGCGGGGCCATGTTAATTGTGGAAAACCCCGGGGTGCCCCCGTGCTTTTACGCGCACAAACAGCCGGCAAGCAAAAAGGAGAAGCGCGTCCGCCTCGTGCGTGCGTGCCCCCGCactccctcctccctccctcccctcccaCGCGACGCGACCGCCCGGAGCGGCACGGCGCCACACCGACCACTGGTTTCCACCCCTCCCCCTCCCCGTGGAAGCTTCTCTCCCCACTCCCCACTCCCCACCTCGCTGGCCTCTGCTTGAGTGCTCCGGGGAGGCCGGCTGGGGCGCGGGCGATGGCGAGGGTGATGCACCGGTCGAGCTCGGACGGCGGGTCGAGCAGCGGGTGGTCGGAGGCGGCGGCCGCCGCGGCGGGGGAGGAGGAGCGGTCCGGGTGGGAGGTGCGGCCGAGCGGGATGGTCGTGCAGGCCCGGGACAGGGGCGCCGACGGCGCCGCGGCGGGGGTGCCgcccaggccgccgccgccggagatcAGGGTGCGGGTCAAGTACGGCGCCGCCACCCACGAGGTCGCCGTCTCCTCCATTGCCACCTTCGGTCAGTATTTATCCCGTCGCCCTGATCCCCCCTTCTCGTCAATAATCTCTTTCCCTGTTCGTGGCCTAATTAGTGCCTTGCTTAACTGCGGCTTAACTTTCCTCTCATCGCCGCCGTCGTTTCTTCTCTGTAAGATACGAAACTGAAATTTGTGCTGCTAATTACTTTGAATTACTTTTGTCTTGCGTTCAAACTGTTTGTTACTAATTATTATGTGCACAAAGTGATGGAGATAGTAGTAATTTTTTCGTTAATGGTGTGAAATGCTTAACCTAATCACGTCGTCCGCgaagttgtgacgtttggcatacgGCATGACAATGCGTGCAGGCCAATAGGGAGTTCGTGGCCGCGGATAAATTAATTAAAAAATAAAGATAGTCCACCTATCGGATTTATCAGCTAAATCCGTCCCATAAAAAATGGCCATGACTTCCGGCCGTGCCGCGTGGAGGACGCGATAATAGTACGGCGAGACATCCCCCTTGTCACCATTTTTCTCCCCCTTCTTCTGAGTATTTTATAAGGAAGGAGACGAAATCCAGGGAATAATCCGTGCAGAGCCCGTGATTTCTTGATCCGTGAGAAGGGCAGAGGCCTTTATTTCTTCAGGAATTCCATTTCCTGAATTTACTAGTAAATAAAATCTAAAGAAAAAGAGATTATGTCTGCTAACGTAAGCTTCAGTTCCCGAAATCGTACGACCTGGATTCCTGCCGGCCGCGGGATCCCGGCGTCCATTGGCCGGGCTGCAGCCCCGACGCACTTTCAGATGCAACGTCGTGCGTGCAGGCCAAACTTTGGTTGGAGATTACGAGGCTAAATCGACCGACCAGATTTGCTGTCAAAACCAGTTCGTCGCTTTGCTTTTTCACCTTTGCCTCACGACAAGCGCTGACGGGCGGTGACAGCcagcggcggggcggggcggagCGCGAGCGCGGGTGTCCGGATGCGGGGCGAATCCTGGCTGGCGCGGGACGGGTCCGCGTGTACGGCGGCCTCATCGGACGGCCAGCAGCGGCTGGGGCACGGCCCGCTTGTCCCGTTGCACCGACACCTTTCCGCCCCATGATGATACTGCGCCACTGTTTGGAAAATAACTCGGAGGCGTCGCCCAGCACGTTCCAGTCCCATTCACCGAGACCCACGTGTACTTGTGTATTTTCAAGAAAAAATGATGCGGAGTAGAGAATGCCATGGTAAAAATAGTCCATACTTGAAAAAAAATCAAGCTGGGAATTTAGATAGTATCTGCCGCACCACATTGTCTGTCGCTGCATTTGGCGATCCACAATGGCATGGCAGGCCTGGCCACTCGGATTCCGAGAATCTGGTCTGCAAGTGGCGCCGAAAATCCGTGTCAGTGCCGTGAAGAACTACCAAAACGTCCCAGCAAAGCAAAAGTACCACAGTAACTCTGAATCAAAATGTTGTTGGCCAGCGAGCGGCACGACGATCCAGCAGTAATCAGCTGTGATGTGCAGTAGTAATTTTGCTGGTTTCGTACTACTTCTGATTGGTTTGTTGGTGGCGGATGGTGGTGACCGCGCAGGTGAGCTGAAGAAGgcgctggcgccgaggacggggCTGCAGCCGTCGGAGCAGCTGCTGACGTACAAGGGGCGGGAGCGGAAGAACTCGGAGTTCCTGGACAGGTTCGGCGTCAAGAACAAGTCCAAGCTGGTGGTCTCCGAGGATCCGGCGAGCCTGGAGCGGCGCTACATCGAGCGGCAGCGGAACGCCAGGATCCAGAACGCCAACCGCGCCATCGGCGCCATCgccctcgagctcgacaagctcgcCGATCAGGTATGCACAACCGCACACACACAAATGCTCATTGTTTTTCCTTCCACCGCCGACGATCGATCGCTGACAAAAGAAACGAGCTCCTGACATCTAGCGGTGACAGTTTGCCTTATTCAGAGATGATCTAGCGGCGGGTAAAAATGGGATGCTTTGTCTTTTTAGGCGTGTGATTAGTTGCTGTCTCTGCATCCTAGAAGGGAATTAGTCGCAGACTTGCAGTATCAGTGCGTGTGGCGTCAGGCACGCAGGCATGGGACGGAAGGGGAATGCTGCTGCTGCGTTCGCATTGAATCGCATGTCCAGGGAATTAGGTGAGCAAATTGACGCCGCGAGCTCGTCCAAAAAACAGAATTGATGCTCCGTGATCGATCGATGTGGGCGCCGGTGAAATTTCCGTCGGCAGCAGCATGGTCCCGGAGTAGGGTTCACTCAGCGTAACCATCAGGATTCCGGCATTACGACACGAATCCGTCACCCCGTCACTGACAAGTGACGAGTAACAAGGATGCTCTCCTCACTTTCATCATTGCTGCCCGAAGCGGCCGGTGCCTGCGTCTGACGTCCCTGCCTCTGATGCTGTTATTCTAAGCTGATCGGATGTTAAAATTTATTCTCGTTCTTGTGCCACCAGGTGACGAGCATCGAGAAGTCGGTGTCCGGCGGGAGCAAGGTGGCGGAGGTGCAGATCACGACGCTGATCGAGCTGCTGATGCGGCACGCGGTGAAGCTGGAGAGCATACCTGCCGACGCCGACACCTCCTCGCAGAAGAACCTCCAGGTAcccccaccacaccacacacccTACATTCACTGCACGCAGATCAGGTTTAGTAGGGGTATCGTGCCATCGGTTCTGGTACAACTCTCCCCTTCGATGAGGGCAGGGTGGGGCTGTCGGCGTCTGCGATCCGCATCATTGCGTCTGCAGGTAACGCGAGCAGTGCCATGACCAGCGGTGCAATGCGAGTGTCGACGAGGAATGCAACGTGTGGTGTGGGCGAGTGCCCTACATGCCCCCCCGGGACGGTCACAGGCTCATTGGCTCCTTTCTGGAGGACACGTACGTGGTCCAGTACAAGCACAGGGAAAAACTCCACCTCCACCCCTTTCCCCTGCTCCGAATGTTAGGTAGATAGAGAGAGCCCTTGGATGCCAGCCTAGCCGATCCTGGAGTGTACTCTGAACGCGTCGCATGCAGCCTAGTGAGTAGCTTCTACTGATCGTGTTAGCAGCAAATCTTCTTAGTTAAAGGGGATGAATGTGCTCCCTGACCGTGCTGTACAAAGAGTAGATGACAAGAAAGGTAGATTGCCATGGAAGTGGCGCAGGCTGTTGGCTAGGTCACGAGCACAAGCAATGTGAGACTGAGACCAAAAGTCTGGGCCGCAAGCTTTCATCATTTATCTGCGATGATACCTTCATGCCACCTCGAGATGAGAACGGAAAAGCTCCTTCACTTTCTGTTCCGATGATAATGACATGCGGATAAACAATTTGAGTGCAAGCTTTTATCTGTGTGGTGTTTGTTGGTGCAGCCATGAGTGTAGTAGCGTAGCCCGTTGTCTTGGAGAAGAAAGCTGATTTGATTCTGTTTTTGTTGGCAGGCGAAGCGGGTGCAGAAGTGCGTGGAGGCGCTGGACGTGCTCAAGGTGTCCAACGCGCGGCTGCAGACGGTGGTGGTGACCACCAAGTGGGAGACGTTCGACAACAGCCCCCCGGTCACCACCAAGTGGGAGATCTTCGACTGAATtaagcagcagcagcagaagcagcagagatttttctttatacagAAGAGTGTCCATTTCGTTCGTTTCATGCCGTCAGTTTTGGTGTCTTGTTCCTTGCCCATTATTCGTTTTTATAACCGCGGTGAGCTGGTTTAGGTTAGTAGGTCGCAGCAGGAGGACCCCGGATCCCACCGTTTGTTTCGTCTGTTTGTAATCATCATCGTCGTCGACTCGTCGTCGTCACACCCGCTCGATTGATGGATGGATCTCACTCCAATAAACAGCAAAGCAGCACTGTTCTTTAGTGTGCTCTCCAAAGTGCAGTGTGTACTGATGGTGTGGAGATTTGTGCCGGAAGCAATGGTTGATGGGTCTCACTCGCTGGGATTATGTTTACAGTCCTTTGGCGCTAGCATGCCCTAGAGCGTATTGAGGCACTATCGGATCATGCGCCCTTCATTCTTAATTCTAATTCTACAAACCCATCCGCTCGCCGCCCTTTCAAGTTTGAATTGGGATGGTTGCATCAAGAAGGCTTTGCAGTCATAATCAAGAATATATATGGGAGAGACCCGCAATTGGCCGCACATCTATTCAGAGATGGAATTTTAAAATAAGAACCATAAGGTGGTACCTATCTGGATGGGAGAAACACACCAATGGAATATACAAAAAAGAAAAGCAACGGCTCGCCACCATTATTGATGACCTCGATAAAATCGCAAAAACTCGCATCTTGTCACAACAAGAGATTGAATTGAAAAATCAATCCAATGAGAATATTGCACGTCTTTTATGAGAAGAGGAAATCAAATATTACCAAAGATCCAAAGCTGACTTCATCTTGAAGGGAGACAGTAATACACGATACGTCCAACTTGTCGCCAATGGTCGTCATAGGAAGAAGTGTATATTCAGTCTCCAACAAGATGAGGGGCGGATCAAAGGTCAGGCAGAGCTCAAAAGTTATATATTCAAATACTAGAAATCTTTGTTTGGGGCACCTGATGAAGGGAACTTTACCCTTGACGAGACCCGAACAGATGATATTCCACAAGTCACAGCAGAAGAGAACGATATCTTCACGGCACCTTTCTCTGAGGAGGAGGTGAGAGCAGCAGTGTTTCAGATGAAACATAACAAAGCTCCAGGCCCTGATGGCTTCCCCGCAGAATTCTATCAGAATTTCTGGAATATCATCAAGACTAACCTATTGGAGTTGTTCAATTGTCTTCATgctggccaacttgatctattcaGGCTTAACTTTGGCGAGATCGTTTTGTTGCCAAAAATTAAGGAGGCTGAGTGAATCCAGCAATATAGACCCATATGTCTCCTTAATGTTAGCTTCAAGATTTTCACCAAAGTGACTGCTAATAGGCTCAATACGGTTGCTGACCATGTCGTCCGGCCATCTCAAACGGCTTTCATGCAAGGTAGAAATATACTCGATGGAGTAGTAATCCCACATGAGACCGTTCACGGGATGCACCGTAAAAACATGAGTGGAGTACTTTTCAAAATTGACTTCGAAAGGCCTATGATAAGGTCAAATGGTCCTTCCTTCAACAGGCCATAAGAATGAAAGGTTTCTCCGATAAATGGCGCGAGTGGATCCAAAATTTTGTTACTGGAGGTAGTGTGGCTGTCAAAGTCAATGATGACATAGGCCATTACTTTCAGACGGAAAAAGGACTATGACAGGGTGACTCCATGTCTCCAATGTTATTTAACATCGTGGCTGACATGTTGTCTATTCTGATTGATCGTGCCAAGTAGGACGGTCAAATTGCAGGAGTAGTGCCCCACCTTATGGATGGTGGCCTCTTTATTCTGCAATATGCCGATGATACAATTCATTTTATGGAACATGACATGGATAAGGCTCGAAACCTAAAATTATTGCTTTCAGTGTTTGAGCAGATGCCAGGCCTTAAAATTAACTTCCATAAAAGTGAATTGTTCTGCTTTGGAGAAGCCAGTGAGGCAGCGACTGAGTATGCCCACCTGTTTGGTTGTGCACAAGGCTAATTCCCAATTAAATATTTGGGAATTCCGATTCATTATCGGCGTCTCACTATTGCGGAGTGGAAACATATAGATGGGCACTTAGAGAAACAATTGAGTAGTTGTAAAGGCAAGTTGCTCTCTGTTGGAGGACGACTGGTCTTAATCAACTCAGTCCTCATAAATATGGTTCTCTATATGCTCTCTTTTTCCCAACTCCCAAGAGGGGTCTTGCAGAGGCTAGATTATTTCAGATCCAGATTCTTTTGCAAGGGGACagtgaaaataaaaaaaatagagGCTAACCAAATGGAGTGTGGTTTGTAGGCCGAAAGACCAAGGTGGACTTGGCATTCATGACCTTTAGGTCAAGAATGATGCCTTACTTAGTAAATGGTTGTTTAAACTACTTACTGAGGATGGCGTTTGGCAAACCCTGCCGCGCAATAAGTATCTAGGCCAAAAAGCTATGTCACAGGCCTATTGGAAACCCGACGACTCACACTTTTGGGTTGGTCTAATGGCGGTGAAGAAACATCTTTTTCGTTTTGGATCCTTCGCGATAAAAGATGGGTCAGAGATTCGTTTCTGGGAGAACAACTGGCTAGGCAATGCCAGCCTCCAAGAACAATATCCAGCTTTGTACCGCATTATTCGCGATAAGAATTATACTCTAGCGCATGTGCTCAGTTCATTTCCGCCGAATATTTCTTTTAGCATGATTTGATTGGCCCCCGTCTTATGTCATGGCAAAATTTATTATCTCGATTGGAGTCGATAAACCTGACACAAGGACGGATGTGTTTCGCTAGAACCTCACTACATCTGGGTCCTTCACAGTCGGCTCTATGTATCTCGCGCTAACGCATTCAGAGGTCCCAGTGGATAATAACAAGAAAAGTTGGATGTCGAAGATTCCACTGAAAGTCAAAATCTTTATGTGGTATCTTCGAAAGGGAGTTATGCTAACCAAAGGCAATCTTGCCTGTCGCAATTGACACGGAAATAAGAAGTGTAGTTTTTGTACTCATGACGAGACAATCAAACACCTCTTTTTTCAATGTAAGTTTGCACGCTCTACGTGGTCAGTCATCCAAATAGCGTCCAATTTGTATCCGCCCACAAGTGTTGTCAATATTTTTGGTCATTGGTTAGACGGCATTTCAAATATGTTCAAATGCTAATTTGGGTGGGAACATATGCCTTATTATGGACACTCTGGCTATGTAGAAATAATTTGGTTTTCGAGGGCAAAAACACCTCTCCTTTGCAGGTTATTTTCTGCTGTACGCACTCACTTTGTACGTGTTCTACGCTACGCCGAGCGAAATATCAACAGCTATTCAAGGTGGTGTGTACGCGGTTGGAACGGGTGGCTAGGGAGGTCTTCGCCCAGCATGGGTGGCAGCATAATCTATGGATAGCCGCACCAACTCCTTCAACATAGGCGGACTGTCGGTTCTATATGATCCTACTGTTGCTGATATGTCATCTTTTTTATCTTCTTTCAATTTGTTTTtgtttggctgtgtgcatcttagtTATGCAAAGACCAGGTGATGCTCATTATGTTTTGTCTCCGTTTGGTGCTACATTTTAAGTCAATAAAAATGCCCTTTATCGCAAAAAAAAAAACCCGGTAGTACTGGCGTAGTAGTGGAAAGAGTAACTAGTGGCGCCTGCGCGCCACTCGGCACCGCGCCGACGACACCGGACGCGGCTTGGCGGGCAGTGCGCTGGCCGGCCCACGCGATCGACGGTACGGGCGCCGCGGGAGGGAAGGCACTGCCagtgccatgccatgccatgctgCCGTGCCCGCCAGGCAATGGCACCCACGAGGAGAACGTCCCCGGAACGGGACCCACGAGGCGACCGGCCACGCGAAACAGCGCCGGGCATCCCACGTTCCTCTCAGGCAAGGGGACGTGCACATCCCCCATGTGCACAAGGAAATAAACTTGCAGGACAAAAGGCAAACGTGATCTTCTGTGTTGAACAGCCGGAACAAAGACTCAAGGTGattcagcaaccagaatgtaAGAATCCGCGTACACTCGCTCGGGGGCACCGATATCAAAATTTCAGATACGCACGCTGTTATCGAGCTTGTGCACAGCAAAATGTAACCCTGGCCGGACATCGGAACGACTAAAACAGCTGTGTCAAAATCATCGAGTGCGGCTATTTGGCTTCCGAGCTCATCAGCTCACAAAGTTGGGTCACTTATTTTGAGACGATGGGAGTACAAAAAAAATCCGAACTTTTTTGAAATGGAAGATGCTTTGATGCGTGAGGTCCGCTCCAAATTCAGCTCATTTGAACATCTGATTAGCTctcggcaaaaaagacaaatttgaCGTCCGTGAAACAGTTTTAACCtaatttgtttttttttgctCAGAGCTACTCAGATGTCCAAATGAGCAGAAATTTGAAGCGAACTTCACGCATCAAGCATCTTCCATGcaatatatatgtatatatattggatttttaaaattttgtttagtattttttcttgaatttactgttcatccGGTGCATGGATATTCGCAAAACCATCCTGTTATTCACCTTCGCAGAGGCCTCAGGTCAGGACGACGGGTCTACCGATTGATTCTGGCCCGCACATCAGCGTTGACCCCTGTCCTGAAGATGGCTTCACGGAAGAAAATGAATGTGATTTCTAGAGCGTGCACATGCGGTATGCACTAAAGGTCTGCGTCATCGGTGCTCTGGTTTTAAATGATGTGCGCAGGTCATCTGCTTCATCGATGCTCTGGTTTTAAATGATGTGCATAGGTATAAGGCAGGGCAAGCGGATCTGATCATGACCATTCCATCATCAAGCTCGTAGGTGTGGCGACAATCATAGCCTAGAAGGTGGCTTTTGGGTGAATCGATATTTTATCTTGTAAGGTTTTGTTGAATAATTTGATAAAAATGGTTGTGTGCATCTACCTCTAAACAAATCCGTACATACAGTGGTGCCATGATGTTCAGACTAgcactccctccatttttatttactctgcataatATCCCCGACCTAAGTTAAATTTTATAAAGTTTGTCAATTTCTTAAAAAAAATTTAGCACGAGGTCAGATTACCGACATACATAAACACCGAGGTCAGATTACCGGGTTTTATCATTTATTTTTTCTTAGTTTCCatttcttttttttaatttggAACATTTTTAAAATTAGGGGAAAGCATCAAGAAGATTTCCTGAA contains:
- the LOC125539749 gene encoding BAG family molecular chaperone regulator 1-like, whose translation is MARVMHRSSSDGGSSSGWSEAAAAAAGEEERSGWEVRPSGMVVQARDRGADGAAAGVPPRPPPPEIRVRVKYGAATHEVAVSSIATFGELKKALAPRTGLQPSEQLLTYKGRERKNSEFLDRFGVKNKSKLVVSEDPASLERRYIERQRNARIQNANRAIGAIALELDKLADQVTSIEKSVSGGSKVAEVQITTLIELLMRHAVKLESIPADADTSSQKNLQAKRVQKCVEALDVLKVSNARLQTVVVTTKWETFDNSPPVTTKWEIFD